The following coding sequences are from one Salinicoccus sp. Bachu38 window:
- the nhaC gene encoding Na+/H+ antiporter NhaC: MTKERKLPSGKILAFILVMFVVIMFSFILLLELPIQLALLTIWFMIMGVGLYLGNSYFHMEKGILKGIYEGMGAILILIAVGALIGTWIAGGVVPTLIYYGLNIISPSIFLMAAMIICAITALSTGTSFGSAGTAGIAMMGIGESFGLPIYLVAGAVISGCYVGDKMSPLSDTTVMTASLSKVDLFRHIKSMSYVSLPAFIIAAILYWIVGAVLYSGSGDLSIAEETMTGLASTFNISWVMLIPAAIVIALLVMRMPSVPVILFGALLGSLWATWFQGYGFIEAIQALYSGSSLSTGIAFIDNLLNRGGITFMLEVILLIILALGVGGLLQAIGALEVIGNIFANWATNTGNVTLTTMLAAFFGVFFGGAAYVSLLTGTKITEENYDRLNLDRSLLSRNTEAGGTVTTPMVPWSDGGVFMAATLGVSTLAYLPFFWYGFLVIIITLIYGYTGKFILGKEKTKTEKENINEQTA, translated from the coding sequence ATGACAAAGGAGAGAAAACTTCCGAGCGGGAAGATACTCGCGTTCATTCTCGTGATGTTCGTTGTCATCATGTTCTCGTTCATACTGCTGTTGGAACTGCCGATTCAACTTGCACTGCTTACAATCTGGTTCATGATTATGGGGGTCGGCCTTTATCTGGGCAACTCATACTTCCACATGGAGAAAGGTATTCTGAAAGGGATCTATGAAGGGATGGGGGCCATTCTGATACTTATTGCAGTCGGTGCCCTGATCGGGACATGGATTGCCGGGGGAGTCGTTCCTACCCTGATATATTATGGGTTGAATATCATCAGTCCGAGCATCTTCCTTATGGCGGCGATGATCATCTGCGCAATCACAGCATTGTCGACGGGAACTTCCTTCGGGTCGGCCGGTACAGCAGGCATCGCAATGATGGGCATCGGTGAAAGTTTTGGACTGCCGATCTACCTTGTTGCCGGAGCGGTGATTTCAGGGTGCTATGTTGGGGACAAAATGTCTCCGCTGTCGGATACGACAGTGATGACAGCCTCGTTGTCAAAAGTGGACCTGTTCCGTCACATCAAGTCCATGTCCTATGTATCGCTTCCGGCGTTTATAATAGCGGCAATACTATACTGGATTGTCGGTGCGGTGCTATATAGTGGAAGCGGAGATCTTTCCATTGCTGAAGAGACGATGACGGGACTTGCAAGCACTTTCAATATCTCCTGGGTGATGCTGATTCCAGCAGCCATTGTTATTGCACTGCTTGTCATGAGGATGCCCTCGGTACCGGTCATCCTGTTTGGAGCATTGCTTGGCAGTCTGTGGGCAACATGGTTCCAGGGCTACGGTTTCATCGAAGCAATCCAGGCACTTTATTCCGGCAGCAGCCTTTCGACCGGCATCGCCTTCATCGACAACCTGCTCAACCGCGGAGGAATTACTTTCATGCTTGAAGTCATCCTGCTGATTATTCTTGCTTTGGGTGTCGGAGGGCTCCTGCAGGCAATCGGAGCGCTGGAAGTCATTGGGAATATATTCGCCAACTGGGCGACAAATACCGGCAATGTAACATTGACGACGATGCTTGCAGCTTTCTTCGGTGTATTCTTTGGTGGTGCAGCATACGTTTCCCTGCTCACTGGTACAAAGATTACCGAAGAAAACTACGACCGCCTCAATCTGGACCGGTCACTGCTATCGAGAAATACGGAAGCCGGTGGGACAGTGACCACACCGATGGTGCCATGGTCTGATGGAGGCGTGTTCATGGCTGCAACGCTGGGTGTATCCACATTGGCGTATCTTCCATTCTTCTGGTATGGGTTCCTCGTCATAATCATCACTCTGATCTACGGCTACACAGGCAAATTCATTTTAGGCAAGGAAAAAACTAAAACAGAAAAGGAGAATATAAATGAACAAACAGCTTAA
- a CDS encoding ArgE/DapE family deacylase: MNESVEKAIDSLWNEELLFLKTVASYDSTLGNEREVQLFIEEYLKDMGLQTDSFDVDTDKVSKYRNYGQPEWGYKDRPVVVGTRKSEGDGKSLILQAHIDVVDAGPESHWEGHAYTPRIKDGRMYGRGVLDMKGGLAANIFALKALEAAGVSLGGDVQIQTVIEEEVTGNGALALLEAGYTADGALIPEPTQHRILTSQVGVIYLRVTVKGAGAHVERAEQAQNAVMKAYKVIEALEGYREHINGQEKHPAFKSHPHPLNVNVGKMKGGDWTSSVPVECVFEARVGCYPGTDPKDIQKEVKSWLLKASEEDEWLRENPPEIEFFGFNAHGFEMDTGSELYETMAASHRRVKGSDVENLSFTATTDVRAFDEFGIPVTCYGPTGGDMHAPNEYMDLESLKDTTKAIAYFMMDWCNSRKD; encoded by the coding sequence ATTAATGAATCTGTAGAGAAGGCAATCGATAGCTTATGGAACGAGGAGCTGCTGTTTTTAAAGACGGTGGCTTCCTACGACAGCACGTTGGGCAATGAAAGGGAAGTACAGCTTTTCATTGAAGAATATTTGAAGGACATGGGATTGCAGACCGACTCCTTTGATGTCGATACCGACAAGGTTTCAAAATACAGAAACTACGGACAGCCGGAATGGGGATACAAGGATCGGCCGGTAGTCGTCGGTACGCGTAAGAGTGAAGGCGATGGGAAAAGCCTGATTCTCCAGGCGCATATCGATGTGGTGGATGCCGGTCCGGAAAGCCACTGGGAGGGTCATGCATATACCCCGCGGATAAAGGACGGCAGAATGTACGGACGCGGTGTGCTGGATATGAAGGGTGGTCTGGCAGCCAATATCTTTGCGCTGAAGGCCCTTGAGGCCGCCGGAGTCTCCTTGGGGGGCGATGTCCAGATCCAGACCGTGATAGAGGAGGAGGTCACCGGCAATGGTGCACTGGCACTCCTGGAAGCGGGCTATACAGCCGATGGGGCACTCATACCCGAACCGACCCAGCACAGGATACTCACTTCCCAGGTGGGTGTAATCTACCTCAGGGTTACGGTCAAAGGTGCCGGCGCCCATGTGGAAAGAGCGGAGCAGGCACAGAATGCAGTCATGAAGGCATACAAGGTGATAGAAGCTCTTGAAGGCTACAGGGAACATATCAACGGCCAGGAAAAGCACCCGGCTTTCAAAAGCCACCCGCATCCACTGAATGTGAATGTCGGAAAGATGAAGGGTGGGGACTGGACGTCGAGCGTGCCGGTCGAATGCGTCTTCGAGGCACGTGTCGGCTGCTATCCGGGCACAGATCCGAAGGATATACAAAAAGAAGTCAAAAGTTGGCTGCTCAAGGCGAGCGAAGAAGATGAATGGCTCAGAGAGAATCCGCCGGAAATAGAATTCTTCGGGTTCAACGCCCATGGATTCGAGATGGACACTGGGAGCGAGCTGTATGAAACAATGGCTGCAAGCCACAGGCGGGTAAAAGGAAGTGATGTAGAGAACCTTTCCTTTACCGCTACCACTGACGTCAGAGCCTTTGATGAGTTCGGCATCCCGGTAACATGCTACGGCCCAACCGGTGGAGACATGCATGCCCCAAATGAATATATGGATCTTGAAAGCCTGAAGGACACTACAAAAGCCATCGCCTATTTTATGATGGACTGGTGCAATAGCAGGAAGGATTAG
- the dapA gene encoding 4-hydroxy-tetrahydrodipicolinate synthase → MNKQLKGVFPVLITPMNEDFSVNYDGMKENVKYYLDQEVSGIVIVGSTGEFVSLDDEEKMKIVEMVSGMVKDTDTQLLVGISDERTDKALKFAAHAEEHQADGLLLINSYYGGPTMNEIYHQFKDVNDQVSTPVMIYNNPFTSGVDIELDTLYKIDQTLENVNYIKESSGEIRKVRDIARNSNLTIFCGSDDMALESFLHGATGWVSVAGNIAPNSASKMLEHVEAGNYNKAKEIYKDLLPLCEFLENSGKFVQIVKKAMDLKGLSGGPSRKPRLGLSDEEIEQLKGHMEKLN, encoded by the coding sequence ATGAACAAACAGCTTAAAGGCGTCTTTCCAGTATTGATTACACCGATGAATGAGGACTTTTCCGTGAACTACGATGGGATGAAGGAAAATGTAAAATACTATTTGGATCAGGAAGTTTCCGGCATTGTCATTGTCGGCAGTACAGGGGAATTTGTATCATTGGATGATGAAGAAAAGATGAAGATCGTCGAAATGGTCAGCGGTATGGTCAAAGATACGGATACACAGCTGCTCGTCGGCATATCGGATGAACGTACGGATAAGGCACTGAAATTTGCAGCCCATGCAGAAGAACATCAGGCGGATGGCCTCCTGCTGATAAACTCGTACTATGGTGGACCGACCATGAATGAAATCTACCATCAGTTCAAGGACGTGAATGATCAAGTCTCGACCCCGGTAATGATCTACAATAATCCGTTCACTTCAGGAGTCGATATTGAACTTGATACGCTATATAAAATCGACCAGACACTGGAGAATGTCAACTACATCAAGGAATCCAGTGGAGAGATCAGGAAAGTTCGTGACATTGCCAGAAATTCCAATCTGACAATATTCTGTGGTTCTGACGATATGGCTCTCGAATCATTCCTGCATGGTGCCACCGGCTGGGTTTCTGTAGCAGGGAATATCGCCCCGAACAGTGCTTCCAAAATGCTTGAGCATGTAGAAGCGGGCAACTATAATAAAGCTAAAGAAATATATAAGGATTTGTTGCCACTATGTGAGTTCCTTGAAAACTCAGGGAAATTTGTGCAGATTGTCAAAAAGGCAATGGATCTGAAAGGTCTGAGCGGAGGACCATCCAGAAAGCCAAGGCTTGGTCTATCAGATGAGGAGATAGAACAGTTGAAGGGCCATATGGAAAAGCTGAATTAG
- a CDS encoding proline racemase family protein: MINSKQFITIDTHTGGNPTRTVVAGMPALKGETIQEKMIDMKENHDHIRKFLVNPPRGHDVMSGTILLPALDPKADFSVIFIETGGYLPMCGHDTIGTCTALVELGYIERQEPVTNVVLDTPAGIVEAECKVVDGKVEAVSFISTDSFHLKTVHVDYDGLEDIRCDIAYGGNFYGIIKASDIGLSLEVGKSEELVMKAMEIRDIINETYEVRHPSYPFIDKLTHMELYEDGDPVKNTVIVPPGGIDRSPCGTGTCAKAATLHHLDRMEVGEGIVHESITGSQFTAKILSEESSGEATYLKVLITGSAWLMGRHDFYMNEDDPLSQGYLLIPELQEVVE; this comes from the coding sequence ATGATAAACAGCAAACAGTTCATCACCATCGATACCCACACCGGCGGTAATCCGACACGGACAGTCGTGGCAGGCATGCCTGCACTGAAAGGAGAAACGATCCAGGAGAAGATGATAGATATGAAAGAGAATCATGACCACATCCGCAAGTTCCTGGTCAACCCTCCCAGGGGACATGATGTGATGAGCGGAACCATCCTGCTCCCCGCGCTTGATCCAAAGGCGGATTTCAGTGTCATCTTCATTGAGACGGGTGGTTATCTGCCAATGTGTGGCCACGACACCATCGGCACATGTACGGCGCTTGTCGAGCTCGGATATATAGAACGACAGGAACCTGTGACAAATGTCGTACTGGATACGCCGGCAGGCATCGTCGAGGCCGAATGCAAGGTGGTGGATGGGAAGGTCGAAGCGGTCAGCTTCATCAGTACCGATTCCTTCCATCTGAAGACGGTTCATGTGGATTATGATGGGTTGGAGGATATACGGTGTGACATTGCGTATGGCGGAAACTTCTATGGCATCATCAAGGCTTCGGATATAGGGCTCTCGCTGGAAGTCGGAAAATCCGAAGAACTCGTCATGAAAGCGATGGAAATTCGGGACATCATAAATGAAACATACGAAGTCAGACACCCATCCTATCCATTCATCGACAAATTGACTCATATGGAGCTTTATGAGGATGGTGATCCTGTAAAAAATACAGTCATAGTGCCTCCAGGCGGTATCGACCGTTCACCCTGCGGTACCGGCACTTGTGCGAAAGCAGCCACCTTGCATCATCTGGATCGTATGGAGGTGGGAGAGGGCATTGTCCATGAAAGCATCACTGGTTCGCAATTTACCGCAAAAATACTATCAGAGGAATCCTCAGGGGAGGCCACTTATCTGAAAGTGTTGATCACCGGCTCTGCATGGCTCATGGGACGTCATGACTTCTATATGAATGAAGACGATCCGCTCAGTCAAGGGTATCTTTTGATTCCTGAACTCCAGGAGGTGGTTGAATGA
- a CDS encoding (2Fe-2S)-binding protein, whose protein sequence is MKKQEDFIICRCENIYMSEIDEILRQGADNARELKLKSRAGMGFCASRTCGPFIEALTQDHEEAPTYINLKAQPPIRTVSIEDFIKEDAHD, encoded by the coding sequence ATGAAAAAACAAGAAGATTTTATCATTTGCCGCTGTGAAAATATTTATATGTCTGAAATAGATGAAATACTAAGACAAGGTGCTGATAATGCGCGGGAATTGAAGCTTAAATCGAGGGCTGGCATGGGCTTTTGCGCATCCAGGACGTGTGGACCATTTATAGAAGCACTGACCCAGGACCATGAAGAGGCACCAACTTATATCAATTTAAAGGCCCAGCCTCCAATCCGTACAGTTTCCATTGAAGATTTCATTAAGGAGGACGCCCATGACTAG
- a CDS encoding NAD(P)/FAD-dependent oxidoreductase, which produces MNHAVYDVVIAGGGIIGTSIAYYASKQGMKVAILESSTLASGTSSKCDGNVLLIDKEPGFDSRMAIKSQALIDDLPNMLEMPFEYRQPGSIFLCENEAELEQAYQWVDYHNQENGGRPLFRKLTKADLKNDSKYFSDHLVGGIECTNDATLNPYMLTFSFAHQAERYGCEVYEHTPVTGIEKLDTGFNVHSHEKQFRAERVVNAAGVFAPAIGEKLGVDVPIKPRKGHILVSSRTELMGTRKIQEFGYLMTKFGRERVADEEMNTYGIALVHEATESQNFLLGSSREFVGYDNKVNHKIVQLIAKRAIHFFPEMKDMSLIRSYAGLRPWTPDHLPIISETNVSGFYVAAGHEGDGIGLCAITGKWMAEMLADNLKEDLTPLSIGRFKEGVHS; this is translated from the coding sequence ATGAACCATGCAGTATATGATGTGGTGATTGCCGGGGGCGGTATTATTGGTACGAGCATCGCCTACTATGCATCAAAGCAGGGAATGAAGGTTGCGATACTTGAAAGCAGTACGCTTGCCTCCGGCACATCATCAAAATGCGATGGCAATGTACTGCTGATCGACAAGGAGCCCGGGTTCGACAGCCGCATGGCCATCAAGAGCCAGGCTTTGATCGATGATCTACCCAACATGCTGGAGATGCCATTCGAATATCGTCAGCCCGGCAGCATATTCCTGTGCGAAAATGAAGCAGAACTCGAGCAGGCCTATCAATGGGTGGATTACCATAACCAAGAAAATGGAGGCAGGCCGCTCTTCAGAAAGTTGACGAAAGCGGATTTGAAGAATGATTCAAAATATTTTTCGGATCATCTGGTCGGGGGCATTGAATGCACGAATGATGCGACACTTAATCCCTATATGCTGACATTCTCTTTTGCCCACCAGGCAGAAAGGTATGGATGTGAAGTCTATGAACATACACCCGTCACGGGCATTGAAAAATTGGACACTGGGTTTAACGTCCATTCTCATGAAAAACAATTCAGGGCGGAGAGGGTTGTTAATGCTGCAGGTGTCTTTGCGCCAGCAATCGGGGAGAAGCTGGGAGTGGATGTTCCGATAAAACCAAGAAAGGGACATATTCTTGTCTCTTCCCGAACAGAATTGATGGGGACGAGAAAAATCCAGGAGTTCGGATATCTCATGACAAAGTTTGGCAGGGAGAGGGTGGCTGATGAAGAAATGAACACCTACGGTATTGCTCTGGTTCATGAAGCAACGGAGAGCCAGAACTTCCTGCTTGGAAGCAGCAGGGAATTCGTCGGGTACGATAATAAGGTGAATCATAAGATTGTACAGCTGATTGCAAAAAGAGCCATCCACTTCTTTCCTGAGATGAAGGACATGTCCCTGATCCGCAGTTACGCCGGACTCAGACCGTGGACGCCCGATCATCTCCCTATAATATCGGAAACCAACGTCAGCGGTTTTTATGTAGCTGCGGGTCACGAAGGGGATGGCATTGGGCTGTGTGCAATTACAGGAAAATGGATGGCGGAAATGCTGGCGGATAATCTGAAGGAGGACCTGACTCCCCTCAGCATCGGAAGGTTCAAGGAAGGGGTGCACTCATGA
- a CDS encoding sigma-54 interaction domain-containing protein, producing the protein MFEKFLIEELINFHNHSFTIIDKEERIIHFSKRAEEIFDLAQKDVIGRPITEVFQKDKLVMLKSLRENRTIEKKMHLATPNVYVNIKSIPIIIEGKVEGAIVSEVNVTEEVKQKEEIKKLQGQVQTLSTNVRQLNNDESFRGIIYKSSAIESVKAQIQKAANTQANILITGETGVGKELFARSIHNLSNKDKEFIPINCGAIPGHLFESELFGYEKGAFTGANRQGNKGKIELAQGGTLFLDEIGEMPIDMQVKFLRVLQEKQYFKLGGTKEMNADFRLVSATNKKISDLLSGGDFRSDLLYRINVVNIHIPPLRKRPDDIESLFFYYLYSISEKYGIEMRYADQELLQRMKTYHWPGNVRELINVVERLVIFSNDTKLNGGIFTQYLEEVGEEAPILYPQLPQEEVRLKDFIDQTEADYLRRTLEKHNNIDQASKVLGISRPTLYAKIKKYQL; encoded by the coding sequence GTGTTTGAAAAATTTCTGATTGAAGAGTTGATCAATTTCCATAACCACTCATTCACCATCATCGATAAGGAAGAAAGGATTATACATTTCAGTAAACGTGCCGAAGAAATATTCGATCTTGCACAAAAGGATGTAATTGGACGCCCGATTACGGAAGTCTTCCAAAAGGATAAGCTCGTTATGCTGAAATCGTTGAGGGAGAATAGGACCATTGAAAAAAAGATGCACTTGGCTACGCCAAACGTATACGTAAACATAAAATCGATTCCCATCATCATCGAGGGTAAAGTGGAAGGCGCAATTGTTTCTGAAGTGAACGTCACGGAAGAGGTCAAGCAGAAAGAGGAAATAAAGAAACTTCAAGGGCAGGTCCAGACACTGTCAACAAATGTACGACAGCTGAATAACGATGAGAGCTTCAGGGGCATAATCTATAAAAGTTCAGCAATCGAAAGTGTCAAAGCCCAGATACAGAAAGCCGCCAACACACAGGCCAACATATTGATTACAGGTGAAACAGGAGTTGGAAAAGAGTTATTTGCACGATCCATTCATAATTTGAGCAATAAGGATAAGGAATTCATACCAATCAATTGCGGAGCCATCCCGGGTCATCTTTTCGAATCAGAATTGTTCGGTTACGAAAAAGGTGCCTTTACAGGAGCAAATCGTCAGGGGAATAAAGGAAAAATTGAACTCGCTCAAGGGGGAACACTGTTCCTCGATGAAATCGGTGAAATGCCGATAGATATGCAGGTGAAATTTCTGAGGGTGCTTCAGGAGAAGCAGTATTTTAAATTGGGAGGAACCAAAGAGATGAACGCAGACTTCAGGCTCGTTTCTGCTACCAACAAAAAGATATCGGACCTGCTCAGTGGCGGCGACTTCAGATCTGACCTACTCTATCGGATCAACGTCGTCAACATTCACATACCCCCTCTCAGAAAACGTCCGGATGATATCGAATCACTATTCTTCTACTATCTATACAGCATCTCTGAAAAATATGGCATCGAAATGCGATATGCAGACCAGGAACTACTTCAACGTATGAAGACCTATCATTGGCCAGGCAATGTTAGGGAGCTTATCAATGTCGTCGAACGGCTGGTCATCTTCTCCAATGACACAAAGCTGAATGGGGGAATCTTCACCCAATATCTTGAAGAAGTTGGCGAAGAAGCCCCCATCCTCTATCCACAATTGCCACAGGAGGAGGTCAGACTAAAGGATTTTATCGACCAGACTGAGGCGGATTATTTAAGGCGTACACTTGAAAAGCACAATAACATTGACCAGGCCTCAAAAGTTCTCGGCATCAGCCGTCCGACACTATATGCGAAGATCAAAAAATACCAGCTGTAG
- a CDS encoding (2Fe-2S)-binding protein, which yields MTRRIIHHKILGSMETELVPFFWNGRELHGHRGESISAALLANDIRTLRNHEKDGRPRGLYCNIGHCSECRVTINGRRNQRACLNTLDENMRIEAQDALSHLTERGRADA from the coding sequence ATGACTAGACGCATCATTCATCATAAGATCCTCGGTTCTATGGAGACTGAACTGGTCCCATTTTTTTGGAATGGCCGGGAACTGCATGGACACAGGGGGGAAAGCATCTCCGCCGCCCTGCTTGCCAACGACATCCGGACTCTCCGTAACCATGAGAAGGACGGCAGGCCAAGAGGGTTATATTGCAATATCGGCCATTGTTCGGAATGCCGGGTGACAATCAATGGGAGGAGAAATCAACGCGCATGCCTCAATACGCTGGATGAGAACATGAGAATAGAAGCGCAGGATGCTCTCTCCCATCTAACGGAAAGGGGTAGGGCAGATGCTTGA
- a CDS encoding NAD(P)/FAD-dependent oxidoreductase, whose product MLDTIIVGAGPAGLSAANVLKDTQNVMVIDEYFQGGGRLLGQLYEEGKGEWWNGLEIAEQMLRDIEDNVQLKFNTSVINIEKDAHFTIYTTDGIFISHNLIVATGAREKSTPLPGWDLPGVMTVGAAQVLTNFQRVSPGEYGVIIGINPLSMVIGLELGYADIPIKKICMPPCNTINNQKPHQALETLVSLGGLAPSKVISYGSRTLDRLPKIQKGILKLFPKRGVKAMGLPLSIKEQVIRINGRDKVESVTVQKTNNEGKPIEGTEKEILCDFVCISDGLAPLSEICSLLNMKHVYIESLGGYVPLHSRYMETEIENLFVAGNITGIENAKIAILQGKLAALQIQDDSDGSEAVLRKINDERQNAKVRFHSGLTSGKERMESLWLEYLHSS is encoded by the coding sequence ATGCTTGATACAATCATCGTTGGAGCAGGCCCTGCCGGTCTCAGCGCAGCCAATGTCCTGAAGGATACACAAAATGTAATGGTCATCGATGAATATTTTCAAGGAGGCGGCAGGCTCCTTGGACAGTTGTATGAAGAAGGCAAAGGAGAATGGTGGAACGGCTTGGAAATCGCAGAACAGATGCTGAGGGATATTGAGGACAACGTTCAGCTGAAGTTCAACACATCGGTCATCAATATTGAGAAAGACGCACACTTCACCATCTACACCACAGACGGTATTTTCATATCCCATAACCTGATTGTTGCCACCGGAGCACGGGAGAAGTCCACACCACTGCCGGGATGGGATCTCCCTGGCGTAATGACGGTCGGCGCAGCTCAGGTACTGACCAATTTTCAGCGTGTAAGTCCGGGAGAGTACGGCGTCATCATCGGTATCAACCCCTTATCCATGGTCATCGGTCTTGAACTTGGGTATGCCGATATACCAATTAAAAAAATATGTATGCCTCCCTGTAATACCATCAACAATCAGAAACCGCACCAGGCACTTGAAACACTGGTGTCACTTGGTGGGCTTGCCCCTTCAAAAGTGATTTCATATGGCAGCCGTACCTTAGATCGCCTTCCTAAAATCCAAAAAGGCATTCTTAAACTCTTTCCAAAGCGTGGGGTCAAAGCCATGGGGTTGCCCCTTTCCATTAAAGAACAGGTGATACGCATCAATGGGAGAGACAAGGTGGAATCCGTCACCGTACAGAAAACGAATAATGAAGGCAAACCTATTGAAGGTACTGAAAAAGAAATACTTTGTGACTTCGTCTGTATATCCGATGGACTTGCTCCATTGAGTGAAATATGTTCTCTTTTGAATATGAAACATGTATACATCGAATCTCTTGGCGGGTATGTTCCGCTTCACAGCAGATATATGGAAACTGAAATAGAAAACTTGTTTGTCGCCGGCAACATCACCGGGATTGAGAATGCAAAAATTGCCATACTGCAGGGAAAACTTGCAGCTTTACAGATCCAGGATGACAGCGATGGTTCCGAAGCGGTTCTCAGAAAAATCAATGATGAAAGACAAAATGCAAAGGTACGCTTCCATTCAGGTCTTACATCGGGTAAAGAGAGGATGGAGAGTCTATGGCTTGAATATCTTCATTCTTCATAA